A part of Antechinus flavipes isolate AdamAnt ecotype Samford, QLD, Australia chromosome 6, AdamAnt_v2, whole genome shotgun sequence genomic DNA contains:
- the LOC127541629 gene encoding olfactory receptor 5B12-like, which produces MTSMENRSEVNEFILKGITDDPELQVPLFIMFTLIYLITLVGNLGIVALVFWDSHLHTPMYFFLSNLSLVDFGFSSTITPKVMAGLLRGNKVISFNGCAVQLLFFVAFATIESFLLATMAYDRHAAVCKPLHYTTTMTSTVCIYLVSGAYSCGFLATSILTGNVFSLSFCRSNILQHFFCDIPPLLLLSCSDIHITELLVFTVGLFTVVSPLLVISTSYLLIFITIMSIRSAEGRQKAFSTCTSHLTAVSIFYGTIFFMYFQPSSKHSMDSDKIVSVFYTTVIPMLNPLVYSLRNKDVKNTFRKAVKGQQG; this is translated from the coding sequence ATGACTTCTATGGAGAACAGATCTGAAGTGAATGAGTTCATCCTCAAAGGAATAACAGATGATCCAGAGCTTCAGGTTCCTCTCTTCATAATGTTCACTCTCATTTACCTCATCACCCTAGTAGGGAACTTGGGGATAGTAGCTTTGGTCTTCTGGGATTCCCATCTCCACACGCCcatgtattttttcctcagtaaCCTCTCTTTGGTGGATTTTGGCTTCTCTTCAACTATAACTCCCAAGGTGATGGCTGGGCTCCTAAGAGGGAACAAAGTCATTTCCTTTAATGGATGTGCTGTACAGCTACTCTTTTTTGTAGCTTTTGCTACAATTGAAAGTTTTCTTTTAGCCACCATGGCCTATGATCGCCATGCAGCTGTGTGTAAGCCTCTACATTATACTACAACCATGACTTCaactgtatgtatatatcttgttagTGGTGCTTACAGCTGTGGCTTTCTAGCCACCTCCATACTCACAGGCAATGTATTTAGCCTTTCCTTTTGTAGATCAAACATACTCCAACACTTTTTCTGTGATATCCCCCCTCTCCTACTTCTCTCTTGCTCTGATATTCACATCACTGAGTTACTAGTCTTTACAGTAGGCTTATTCACTGTCGTTTCCCCACTTCTTGTCATCTCTACTTCTTACTTGCTAATATTCATCACCATCATGAGCATCCGTTCTGCTGAAGGCCGTCAGAAAGCCTTCTCCACCTGTACTTCTCATCTCACGGCAGTTTCTATATTTTATGGGACAATCTTCTTCATGTACTTCCAGCCTAGTTCAAAGCATTCAATGGACTCAGACAAAATAGTGTCAGTGTTCTACACCACAGTCATCCCTATGTTGAACCCTCTGGTCTATAGTCTTAGGAATAAAGATGTCAAGAACACTTTCAGGAAAGCTGTGAAGGGACAACAAGGTTAA